The following proteins are encoded in a genomic region of Tigriopus californicus strain San Diego chromosome 6, Tcal_SD_v2.1, whole genome shotgun sequence:
- the LOC131881617 gene encoding mediator of RNA polymerase II transcription subunit 14-like codes for MLSPAMHHGSSGHLGHGMGGGHAGGMDMMGPMGQHHHHGGLNAHHGHHGHAQSAAVHPGLMNSTSGPSPHTPSGGLGPPLQGVTAVVPSASAANQVSLAQLIEFIVQRSYHDLSVLAELLPRKTDMERKIEIFNYASRTRMLLIRLQSLVKWASSASKVDKCVSIMAFCERSAHVFMDTADAMARMSRETLVRATLPNFHLPAAVEILTTGSYSRVPRCIRDRIVPPEPITPAERRQTLLKLNRVIEHRLVTSDLPVQMRNLKIENGRVTFYVQHEFEATLTLMGDGPLIPWRLLKVHVLVEDKETGEGKALMHSMQLRYVEQLLQTRLASDEPQPLHDLYSILHSLCQALQLEVLHSQTQKLCFERLGDYIRIEEYKPGRCLTISYWRELMSKDPNSELGYRFSVQVDPHDPAKPLMVFHVPPLVSDVGDKAIRSDHISLERILVSSIYVRTKSRLNELKKDIQGRLKLRDLEATLHGSPAVLSIPILEKCLRSEQLLVTVDTHTGIFLAHVPQYENNPFTSQIQQALNDDRSHLEALVSQLRFWITKQRVHKTLQQLPATSYERLPILFDLNKHPLKDLSPNRMYIRLHRQPNAILIVEFHEKETNHCEIEYQYYFLWVRPASIEDNPNDEKVVTSIPKVYLKALTMVQFDPFLVTHGTATKVDVQDLSEKIIGKRKLGGKIEPPIKRTKFPAYFISDLAHVIAFTDERIPLTGLCMEFTKWGIAHSGVEIEDKAVGLVIKIFKFPHVSGVSKGAVLRLQKYLLAVNVRLVHRQGRFWRLEFVFCGTPVGSIAQKKNSAGRKTLQFTFEVGNVDKMNTTVEAMYQEWVQIVHVFDVVDQLEEYLQHDSCSISNIVGIKSYSFKDVVLEFGPNRNQTVRVEWKAARNRFALSFDALKQHAGVVPHNLVREQLEQHLNMHRNLPLLAKIIVETSSPLKSISLLPNIPQMGVSLHKINHPVETFVSLPQSGTHIKVLFYNTYCLDIQIRAGGLVYVRDGAISLFDQRKVIDEIQPIPGLKTFLSKYVDESAFHRRQSQTEDDNPPSPTLVGANDEQSGVGLRFNTPHTPPSNPLTPASPLTGTSSSSTTNPGFLQSPPSGIRNPSPANIPQPSPSGQPMPSPSGFMVPSPINPVNSVGSPFPSVQSPLAVGSPGAIRPSPRPNRSHTPNPQQSQPIARILPPRLWAGAQPTPLTFQAFDELCRPCTALAPTPGVSVLPMTLAPLHRFLGCLFLRRQLHHVVRQEEMVQGLPPSDNTTINFKVDGLVCRVLCMAGNNFQSLHLKLEPDKNMAPHWPPDMIHTMEKFFDIRVAAPPFRPNAVTAFIKILQCPIEPLKDIVNIMRYEMNPELVIRNNLKWTCRICLTVPPSAPPIIPLSQPGLLRLKDKMLLFLHIIRANVQLPPGVEPQSVVIPLVYDINMNSTTVAQKEMNPVVNIAQQHLSRLGRSGQLPMNRCTILPSVQDLLFQLTLPNEGPASSREYV; via the exons ATGCTATCGCCCGCCATGCATCATGGCTCGAGTGGCCATTTGGGTCATGGGATGGGGGGAGGACATGCCGGTGGTATGGATATGATGGGACCTATGGggcagcatcatcatcatggggGTCTGAATGCTCATCATGGGCATCATGGACACGCTCAGAGTGCGGCTGTTCACCCGGGACTCATGAATAGCACTAGTGGACCCTCGCCGCATACGCCCAGTGGAGGTTTGGGACCGCCTTTACAG GGTGTGACCGCTGTGGTTCCCTCTGCGTCTGCGGCCAACCAAGTGTCCCTGGCTCAACTCATCGAGTTCATCGTCCAACGGTCCTATCACGACTTGAGCGTCTTGGCCGAGTTGTTGCCGCGCAAAACCGACATGGAACGCAAGATCGAGATCTTTAATTATGCTTCCCGCACTCGAATGCTGCTCATCCGGCTCCAATCGTTGGTCAAATGGGCCTCTTCGGCCTCGAAGGTCGACAAATGCGTTTccatcatggccttttgtgaGCGATCAGCCCACGTGTTCATGGACACGGCTGATGCCATGGCCCGCATGTCCCGCGAAACCTTAGTGCGGGCCACGTTGCCCAATTTCCATTTGCCAGCTGCGGTCGAGATACTGACCACAGGGTCCTATTCCCGGGTGCCGCGCTGTATTCGCGACCGCATTGTGCCGCCGGAACCTATTACTCCCGCGGAACGCCGCCAAACCCTATTGAAATTGAATCGCGTCATCGAGCATCGCTTGGTCACCTCGGACTTGCCGGTACAAATGCGGAATTTGAAAATCGAAAATGGACGGGTCACTTTCTATGTTCAACACGAATTCGAAGCCACCCTCACTTTAATGGGCGATGGACCTTTGATTCCTTGGCGCTTACTCAAAGTCCACGTGTTGGTGGAGGACAAAGAAACGGgggaaggcaaagctttgatgCATTCCATGCAATTGCGGTATGTGGAGCAGTTGCTTCAGACGCGATTGGCTTCGGATGAACCGCAGCCTTTGCATGATTTGTACAGTATTCTGCACAGCTTGTGCCAAGCCCTTCAATTGGAAGTGTTACACAGTCAGACGCAGAAATTGTGCTTTGAGCGTCTGGGTGATTATATCCGAATTGAAGAGTACAAACCCGGTCGGTGTTTGACCATCAGTTATTGGCGCGAATTGATGTCGAAGGACCCGAATTCTGAGCTAGGTTATAGATTTTCCGTACAAGTGGATCCGCATGACCCGGCTAAGCCATTGATGGTGTTCCATGTTCCGCCTTTAGTGAGCGATGTGGGCGACAAGGCCATTCGAAGTGATCATATCTCCTTGGAACGCATCCTCGTGAGTAGCATTTACGTCCGCACGAAATCCCGCTTGAATGAACTCAAGAAAGACATCCAAGGTCGGCTGAAACTCCGTGATCTGGAGGCCACACTTCATGGGTCTCCAGCTGTGCTCTCCATTCCCATTTTGGAAAAGTGTCTCAGGTCTGAACAGCTCCTAGTCACGGTGGACACGCACACGGGGATTTTTCTGGCTCATGTTCCGCAATATGAGAACAATCCTTTCACCTCGCAGATTCAACAAGCCCTCAACGATGACCGGTCCCATTTGGAGGCGCTGGTCTCGCAATTGAGGTTCTGGATCACCAAACAAAGGGTCCACAAGACTCTTCAACAACTCCCGGCCACTTCATACGAACGCCTACCCATTCTCTTTGACTTGAACAAGCATCCACTCAAGGATTTGTCGCCCAATCGAATGTACATCCGACTTCATCGCCAGCCCAATGCCATTCTTATTGTCGAGTTCCATGAGAAGGAGACGAACCATTGCGAGATTGAATATCAGTACTACTTCCTCTGGGTCCGACCCGCATCGATTGAGGACAATCCCAACGATGAAAAAGTGGTCACATCCATTCCCAAAGTCTATTTGAAGGCCCTCACCATGGTTCAATTCGATCCATTCCTGGTGACCCACGGGACTGCTACCAAGGTGGATGTTCAAGATCTCTCAGAGAAGATCATTGGGAAGCGGAAATTGGGCGGGAAGATCGAACCGCCCATCAAGCGAACCAAATTCCCCGCCTACTTCATCTCCGACCTGGCCCACGTGATTGCCTTCACGGATGAGCGGATTCCATTAACGGGATTGTGCATGGAGTTCACCAAGTGGGGCATTGCCCATTCGGGGGTGGAAATCGAAGACAAGGCCGTGGGTTTGGTTATCAAGATATTTAAGTTCCCACATGTGAGTGGTGTGAGCAAAGGCGCCGTGCTCCGATTGCAAAAGTACCTGCTGGCTGTCAATGTCAGGCTAGTTCACCGTCAAGGTCGATTCTGGCGCTTGGAGTTCGTGTTTTGTGGCACTCCCGTGGGAAGCATTGCCCAGAAGAAGAACTCGGCGGGTAGGAAGACCCTTCAATTCACGTTCGAGGTGGGGAACGTGGACAAGATGAACACCACTGTGGAGGCCATGTACCAGGAGTGGGTCCAAATTGTCCACGTTTTCGATGTGGTCGACCAACTTGAAGAGTACCTGCAGCATGACTCTTGTAGCATTTCGAATATTGTGGGAATCAAGTCCTACTCGTTCAAGGATGTGGTTCTGGAGTTTGGACCCAACCGCAACCAAACGGTTCGAGTTGAGTGGAAAGCGGCCAGAAACCGGTTTGCTCTATCGTTTGATGCTCTCAAACAGCATGCAGGCGTGGTTCCACACAATCTAGTTCGGGAGCAGCTCGAGCAACATCTGAATATGCACCGAAACCTGCCActcttggccaagatcattgTGGAAACCAGTTCGCCATTGAAGTCCATCTCGCTCTTGCCCAATATCCCGCAGATGGGAGTCAGCTTGCACAAGATTAACCACCCCGTGGAGACCTTTGTCTCACTACCCCAATCGGGCACCCACATCAAGGTCCTGTTTTACAACACCTATTGCCTGGACATCCAAATTCGCGCTGGAGGTCTAGTCTACGTTCGAGACGGTGCCATTTCCTTGTTTGACCAAAGAAAAGTAATCGACGAGATCCAGCCCATCCCTGGACTCAAGACCTTTCTCTCCAAGTACGTGGACGAGTCCGCCTTTCATAGACGACAATCACAGACTGAGGATGACAACCCGCCCAGCCCCACCCTCGTCGGGGCTAATGACGAGCAGTCGGGGGTGGGATTAAGGTTCAACACGCCACACACACCTCCTTCTAACCCTTTAACTCCTGCCAGTCCTCTCACCGGCACCTCTTCTTCCTCGACCACCAATCCTGGGTTCCTGCAAAGTCCACCTTCGGGGATTCGTAATCCGTCGCCGGCTAATATACCTCAACCTTCTCCGTCGGGTCAGCCCATGCCTAGCCCTTCTGGGTTCATGGTGCCTTCCCCGATCAACCCTGTCAACTCCGTGGGCAGCCCTTTCCCCTCGGTCCAATCTCCTTTGGCTGTGGGCTCTCCAGGAGCCATCCGTCCTTCTCCTCGGCCCAACCGGTCTCATACTCCCAATCCTCAACAATCTCAACCCATAGCTAGAATTCTCCCGCCACGCCTGTGGGCCGGCGCCCAACCCACTCCCTTGACATTTCAAGCCTTTGACGAGCTCTGTCGACCTTGCACCGCTTTGGCACCCACACCAGGGGTCTCGGTGCTTCCAATGACCTTGGCACCACTACACCGGTTTTTGGGCTGTCTTTTCTTGAGGCGACAGTTGCACCATGTGGTACGCCAAGAGGAAATGGTGCAAGGGTTACCCCCGAGCGACAACACTACCATTAATTTCAAGGTGGATGGACTGGTTTGCAGAGTTCTCTGTATGGCGGGGAACAACTTCCAATCATTGCATCTGAAATTGGAGCCAGATAAAAATATGGCTCCTCATTGGCCCCCGGACATGATTCATACTATGGAGAAATTCTTTGATATTCGCGTCGCCGCTCCGCCGTTCCGTCCAAATGCGGTCACCGCCTTCATCAAGATCCTCCAATGCCCCATCGAGCCCTTGAAGGACATTGTCAACATCATGCGATACGAGATGAACCCAGAACTGGTGATTCGAAACAACTTGAAGTGGACGTGCCGTATTTGTCTTACAGTCCCACCCTCAGCCCCACCCATCATCCCGCTCAGTCAGCCCGGTTTGCTGCGCCTGAAGGATAAAATGCTCCTCTTCCTTCACATTATCAGGGCCAATGTGCAACTTCCCCCGGGTGTGGAACCTCAAAGTGTGGTCATTCCCTTGGTCTACGATATCAACATGAACTCCACCACTGTAGCTCAGAAAGAGATGAACCCGGTGGTGAATATCGCTCAGCAACATCTGAGCCGTTTAGGGCGATCCGGCCAACTCCCCATGAATCGTTGCACGATTCTTCCCTCGGTGCAAGACCTACTCTTCCAATTGACCCTCCCCAACGAGGGTCCTGCTAGTTCCAGAGAGTATGTGTAA
- the LOC131881616 gene encoding coenzyme Q-binding protein COQ10 homolog B, mitochondrial-like: MITPLVWHHVPLQIWARTYSASSSTQQTYSERRVLGYTDQQMFRVVSQVEKYNQFVPWCKKSDVISRELCGLKAELVIGFPPLFGESYTSHVTLFAPHLVTAVCTDMNLFHHLKTVWKFGPGWLDQPETTTTLDFAVSFQFRNHVHSQISRLFFDEVVKQNVNAFLRRARTLYGPESIPAQKPTIVIKS; this comes from the exons ATGATAACGCCCCTCGTTTGGCACCATGTCCCGCTCCAAATCTGGGCCCGGACTTATAGTGCGTCCTCCTCGACCCAACAGACTTACAGTGAACGACGGGTCCTGGGTTATACGGACCAACAAATGTTCCGGGTAGTGTCCCAAGTGGAGAAATACAATCAGTTCGTGCCTTGGTGCAAGAAATCTGATGTGATTTCACGGGAGTTATGCGGTCTAAAGGCCGAATTAGTCATTGGATTTCCGCCTCTTTTTG GCGAATCATATACCTCACATGTAACATTATTCGCGCCCCATTTGGTAACCGCAGTCTGCACAGACATGAATCTGTTTCATCACTTAAAAACCGTGTGGAAGTTTGGCCCAGGATGGTTGGATCAGCCCGAAACCACCACCACATTGGATTTTGCCGTCAGCTTCCAGTTTCGGAATCATGTCCACTCCCAGATTTCGCGACTTTTCTTCGACGAGGTGGTCAAACAGAATGTGAACGCCTTCTTGAGGCGGGCCCGAACCCTCTACGGGCCCGAAAGTATACCCGCCCAAAAACCGACTATTGTAATCAAGAGCTGA